Proteins from a genomic interval of Stigmatella erecta:
- a CDS encoding tyrosine-type recombinase/integrase, translated as MPKWSGKWKGGRTYRTGDGRTVYVLRKMVQGRNYAITLDARNETEAEAELALFLRDPGAYQTKTEVQQTQKDAAVYLDPETVGRFLEYLKAQGRTERYVGNVAYYLAGWAEVLVGRDLRRLTLQEVLRELARHKTARKNRITALKSYTAWLREVEAVLPVSEDCTLALKVPAARPEKAIREKGYTIEEIQRLYRAINGWESAKYGWRGTGRVTDVQPVRDVLCIHAKTGMHSTEIERLARGEGKVTVLREHGVIAATIKFVHKSGRVHVQSIDHQTLAAVQRLQARGAAPVDSYIRKVVSRAAKSAGVEPVRFGELRHSFVTWASECGQEVRPRSGGLPLAAIAAVVGHQSVTTTKKFYENVKVPPMIKVPITLEHPEDPPYASVEQAVPA; from the coding sequence ATGCCGAAGTGGTCGGGAAAATGGAAAGGTGGCCGGACCTACCGGACTGGCGATGGTCGGACGGTCTATGTGCTCCGCAAGATGGTGCAAGGGCGGAACTACGCCATCACCCTGGACGCCCGGAACGAGACCGAGGCCGAGGCGGAACTGGCGCTGTTCCTCCGAGATCCCGGGGCCTACCAGACCAAGACGGAGGTCCAGCAGACGCAGAAGGACGCTGCGGTGTACCTGGACCCCGAAACCGTGGGCCGGTTCTTGGAGTACCTCAAGGCCCAGGGGCGCACCGAACGCTACGTGGGCAACGTCGCCTACTATCTGGCGGGATGGGCGGAGGTGCTGGTGGGCCGGGACCTGCGCCGCCTGACGCTCCAGGAGGTGCTGCGTGAACTCGCGCGGCACAAGACGGCCCGGAAGAACCGCATCACGGCTCTGAAGTCCTACACGGCCTGGCTTCGAGAGGTCGAGGCCGTGCTTCCGGTTTCCGAGGACTGCACGCTGGCGCTCAAGGTTCCCGCCGCGCGTCCCGAGAAGGCCATCCGGGAGAAGGGCTATACCATCGAGGAGATCCAGCGCTTGTACCGGGCCATTAACGGTTGGGAGTCGGCGAAATACGGCTGGAGGGGCACGGGACGCGTGACAGATGTGCAGCCAGTACGTGACGTGCTCTGCATTCACGCCAAGACGGGGATGCACAGCACGGAGATCGAGCGGCTCGCGCGGGGCGAGGGGAAGGTCACCGTCCTACGGGAGCACGGAGTAATCGCGGCCACCATCAAGTTCGTCCACAAGAGCGGCCGGGTCCATGTGCAGAGCATCGACCACCAGACTCTTGCAGCTGTGCAGCGACTCCAGGCTCGGGGGGCAGCTCCGGTGGACAGCTACATCCGCAAGGTGGTTTCCCGGGCCGCAAAGTCCGCAGGCGTGGAGCCGGTGCGGTTCGGCGAACTGCGCCACAGCTTCGTCACCTGGGCTTCCGAGTGCGGCCAGGAGGTACGCCCGAGATCAGGGGGCTTGCCTCTGGCCGCCATCGCCGCCGTGGTGGGGCACCAGTCGGTGACGACCACGAAGAAGTTCTACGAGAACGTCAAGGTGCCTCCAATGATCAAGGTGCCCATCACTCTTG
- a CDS encoding lysylphosphatidylglycerol synthase transmembrane domain-containing protein, giving the protein MKRAVKLVASVLVTLLISWWAFRNTDWRSQWASLRSANYLYVLPYFGILTLIHVFRTLRWGCLLSGIERVPFRPLNQASGIGFMMLLVMPFRLGEFARPYLIAQRSSIRSSAAMTSVVLERITDGIFVATLLRVLLFFIPTETPEVRYVKLGSTLMFAFFGSGLLFLLFARWQHDRAVHLVRITVGRFVPALADKMADVVDGFVGAMGQLPKAKQLTGFFLYTFAYWGLNGAGMALLSRAFSCAGTLDASCQPMTLTLFQGYVVMTVLVVGLMIPAAPGMMGTFQAATTVGMSLFLPASVVNSSGLAYANVTWLCQTVQQVGFGLLLLSLGHLSFRDIATKMDKGEGDEASAPTA; this is encoded by the coding sequence TCGTGGTGGGCGTTCCGAAACACGGACTGGCGATCGCAGTGGGCCAGCCTCCGCTCGGCGAACTACCTTTATGTCCTGCCGTACTTCGGCATCCTGACCCTCATCCACGTCTTCCGGACGTTGCGGTGGGGGTGCCTGCTGTCGGGGATCGAGCGGGTGCCGTTCCGCCCGCTCAACCAGGCCTCGGGCATTGGCTTCATGATGCTGCTGGTGATGCCGTTCCGGCTGGGAGAGTTCGCCCGGCCGTACCTCATCGCCCAGCGCAGCTCCATCCGCAGCAGCGCGGCGATGACCTCGGTGGTGCTCGAGCGCATCACCGACGGGATCTTCGTGGCCACGCTCCTGCGCGTGCTGCTCTTCTTCATCCCCACGGAGACGCCGGAAGTCCGCTACGTGAAGCTGGGCTCCACGCTGATGTTCGCCTTCTTCGGCAGCGGGCTGCTGTTCCTGCTCTTCGCGCGCTGGCAGCACGACCGCGCGGTGCACCTGGTGCGCATCACGGTGGGGCGGTTCGTCCCGGCGCTGGCGGACAAGATGGCCGACGTGGTGGATGGCTTCGTCGGGGCGATGGGGCAGTTGCCCAAGGCGAAGCAGCTCACCGGCTTCTTTCTCTACACCTTCGCCTACTGGGGCCTGAACGGGGCGGGCATGGCGCTGCTGTCCCGGGCCTTCAGCTGCGCGGGCACGTTGGATGCGTCGTGCCAGCCCATGACGCTGACGCTGTTCCAGGGCTACGTGGTGATGACGGTGCTGGTGGTGGGGCTGATGATTCCCGCGGCGCCGGGGATGATGGGGACGTTCCAGGCGGCGACGACGGTGGGCATGAGCCTCTTCCTGCCGGCCTCGGTGGTGAACTCCAGCGGCCTGGCCTACGCGAACGTGACGTGGCTGTGCCAGACGGTGCAACAGGTGGGCTTCGGCCTGCTGCTGCTGTCGCTGGGGCACCTGTCCTTCCGGGACATCGCCACGAAGATGGACAAGGGCGAGGGGGATGAAGCGTCGGCCCCCACGGCCTGA
- a CDS encoding ribbon-helix-helix domain-containing protein, with protein sequence MQDGNVSPLSSDTPSAPVESGEVRSVPEIEVVSTHVLVAEEQVQKLRELSRRTRIAQSEYLREAVEDLLAKYGKAGGQP encoded by the coding sequence ATGCAGGATGGCAACGTCAGCCCACTGAGCTCCGACACCCCTTCGGCCCCGGTCGAATCGGGGGAAGTCCGCTCCGTCCCAGAGATCGAGGTCGTCTCCACCCACGTCCTCGTCGCCGAAGAACAGGTGCAGAAGCTCCGCGAGCTGTCCCGGCGCACCCGCATCGCCCAGAGCGAGTACCTGCGCGAGGCGGTGGAGGATCTCCTCGCCAAGTACGGCAAGGCCGGAGGCCAGCCGTAA